A stretch of the Glutamicibacter sp. JL.03c genome encodes the following:
- a CDS encoding sensor histidine kinase produces the protein MTDHFTDLSSPREAQNDAIPAPLSRNGWSFAVLIFAAQMLVVILVVIGMAVSTYRQQARVILDDKQATVAAISITLANDPFVSSALAGDHPSELLQPYTNKILDRGQGVDFISIMTPDTKRVTHPNPERIGQNYAGSTEQALAGHTYNEVALGTLGRSVRTIAPVYHDGKLVGLVATGITLENLQMIYRSEVPQILLVSALALILAGFTSWCFSRYVYQATLGFGPHGLRRLYAFYFSALHSVREGLVLLDRRHRIVLYNQEAAKLLDLPDEVPPHGLDLNQVQMPETLRTVMATGRSCKDEIHLGTRSVLSISQGPARLTNAGLPRRGGAPRRWLGVQPLTGQVLTLRDLTEVQELAGEVQSLKTFSTALRAQTHEHANRLHTIATLIENGQNERALAFAVDDRQHSQKLTDAIVHSIDDAYLSSLLVAKAAQAHERGVKLDITAQGFIPADAVAASDMVTIVGNLLDNALDVSAGTRESTVWVEVTAGHGELIISVADSGPGIEPEFLDQLLRFGVSTKKGEQPRGLGLALVQQAVLRLGGTMNVDNDAGAIFTVTLPLESSS, from the coding sequence ATGACAGACCACTTCACGGACTTGTCCTCGCCCCGCGAGGCTCAGAACGATGCCATCCCCGCTCCGCTGAGCCGCAACGGCTGGTCTTTTGCGGTGCTGATCTTCGCCGCGCAAATGCTCGTGGTCATTTTGGTGGTCATTGGAATGGCGGTCTCGACCTACCGGCAACAGGCCCGGGTCATCCTCGACGACAAGCAAGCCACCGTTGCCGCGATCTCCATTACGCTGGCCAACGACCCTTTCGTGAGCAGCGCGCTGGCCGGGGACCATCCCTCGGAACTGTTGCAGCCCTACACCAACAAGATCCTGGACCGCGGCCAAGGTGTCGATTTCATTTCGATCATGACCCCGGACACCAAGCGCGTCACCCACCCCAATCCCGAGCGGATTGGCCAGAACTACGCAGGTTCCACCGAACAGGCGCTCGCCGGCCACACCTATAACGAGGTGGCGCTGGGAACCCTGGGCCGCTCGGTGCGCACCATTGCGCCGGTGTACCACGACGGAAAGCTTGTCGGGCTGGTGGCCACCGGAATCACCCTGGAGAACCTGCAGATGATCTACCGCAGCGAGGTACCGCAAATCTTGTTGGTTTCCGCACTCGCCCTGATCCTGGCCGGCTTCACCTCGTGGTGCTTCTCACGCTACGTCTACCAGGCGACCTTGGGCTTCGGCCCGCATGGCCTGCGCCGGCTCTATGCCTTCTATTTCTCCGCACTGCATTCGGTGCGCGAAGGGCTAGTGCTGCTCGATCGGCGGCATCGGATCGTGCTCTATAACCAAGAGGCCGCGAAATTGCTGGATTTGCCCGATGAGGTACCTCCCCATGGCCTGGATCTCAACCAGGTCCAGATGCCCGAAACCCTGCGCACGGTCATGGCCACCGGCCGCAGCTGCAAGGACGAGATTCATCTGGGAACCCGCAGCGTACTGTCCATTTCCCAAGGGCCCGCACGCTTGACCAACGCGGGATTGCCCCGGCGAGGCGGCGCTCCCCGGCGCTGGCTTGGCGTGCAGCCGCTCACCGGCCAGGTTCTGACCTTGCGCGACCTCACCGAGGTGCAGGAACTGGCCGGCGAGGTCCAGTCGCTGAAAACCTTCTCCACCGCCCTGCGAGCGCAAACCCATGAGCATGCCAACCGGCTGCACACCATCGCCACGCTGATAGAAAATGGCCAGAACGAGCGGGCCTTGGCTTTTGCGGTGGACGACCGGCAGCATTCGCAAAAGCTCACCGATGCCATCGTGCATTCCATCGATGACGCCTACCTCTCCAGCCTGCTGGTGGCCAAAGCCGCCCAGGCACATGAGCGCGGGGTCAAACTGGATATCACCGCGCAGGGATTCATCCCCGCCGATGCAGTGGCCGCCAGCGACATGGTCACCATTGTGGGCAATCTCCTGGACAACGCCCTGGACGTTTCGGCCGGCACCAGGGAATCCACCGTCTGGGTGGAGGTCACCGCGGGGCATGGGGAACTGATCATATCCGTGGCCGATTCCGGGCCCGGCATTGAACCGGAATTCCTGGACCAGCTGCTGCGTTTCGGGGTGAGCACCAAAAAGGGGGAGCAGCCGCGCGGACTGGGCTTGGCCCTGGTGCAGCAGGCCGTGCTGCGCCTGGGTGGCACAATGAATGTTGACAACGATGCCGGGGCGATCTTCACCGTGACCCTGCCGCTAGAGTCCAGCAGCTAG